A part of Leptotrichia trevisanii DSM 22070 genomic DNA contains:
- a CDS encoding metallophosphoesterase produces the protein MKGKSWILKILYGFLGLIIVFLVYSHYEYRNIKIKTIEIKSKDLPKEFDGKKVLFVADFQYDTMARYNRKQQKKAIELINAQKKDMILLGGDYATWEKNIPKFYEDAKDIKIPELGVYAIYGNHEYPGEKETAENMKKLGFNLLVNENRKITINNENIYIAGVTDLWHGKPDAKKALEGLKKEDFVLFLTHNPEYFEEMTEDEKEKADMTLAGHTHGGQVTFFGKIIMSAIKDKKKYGYGMKEYNGHKIYITSGLGGAFLEMFIRFFAQPEIVIFELKKI, from the coding sequence ATGAAAGGAAAAAGTTGGATTCTTAAAATTTTATATGGTTTTTTAGGATTAATTATAGTATTTTTAGTGTATTCGCATTACGAATATCGGAATATAAAGATTAAAACAATTGAGATAAAGTCTAAGGATTTGCCAAAAGAATTTGATGGAAAGAAAGTGCTGTTTGTAGCGGATTTTCAGTATGATACTATGGCACGATATAATAGAAAACAGCAGAAAAAGGCGATTGAGCTGATTAATGCACAGAAGAAGGATATGATACTGCTGGGGGGAGATTATGCGACTTGGGAGAAAAATATTCCTAAGTTTTATGAAGACGCTAAGGATATAAAGATTCCGGAACTTGGAGTATATGCGATTTATGGGAATCATGAGTATCCAGGAGAAAAAGAAACGGCTGAAAATATGAAAAAACTTGGATTTAATCTGCTCGTAAATGAAAATAGGAAAATAACAATTAACAATGAAAATATATATATCGCAGGAGTAACAGACTTGTGGCATGGAAAGCCTGATGCAAAAAAGGCTCTTGAAGGATTGAAAAAAGAGGACTTTGTATTATTTTTGACTCATAATCCTGAATATTTTGAGGAAATGACAGAAGATGAGAAGGAAAAGGCAGATATGACACTTGCTGGACATACTCACGGCGGACAGGTTACTTTCTTTGGAAAAATTATTATGTCGGCTATAAAGGATAAGAAGAAATATGGTTATGGAATGAAGGAATATAATGGTCATAAAATATACATTACTTCAGGATTAGGAGGGGCTTTTCTTGAAATGTTTATTAGATTTTTTGCACAGCCTGAGATTGTGATTTTTGAGTTAAAGAAAATTTAG
- a CDS encoding DUF4272 domain-containing protein, producing the protein MGIFDFFKKNKEEEIPLRIAKDFHFHSVVGKNGDGTARKIVEYFGDKVEEAVDTHKNFVDEDVLSYFEGEDAEKEFPIQEWTRIFRIKLKDGTEINGEIDDSEMAAKYGAGLAEHFSDVNIKDENLKQMLLTQIAFFNCRTKLTATFDFYKSGKKKNEKIKLLDFILGAGKSFDGYSLFSTETLYSPDKKVFVSKKIGTEFKEFTPFIPKELIDNFEMTDEDNARMARSIEKIKADGLPYLENMHTSISEARAVIPDKELIIKRAAAIQMTGIASELYNEMQENAKEKIKEFFEIFEKQYEIKEVLTNEEKNYLEKYTDDVRINSEYNWRYECPPVLLWALSLQELTDLSTICNVKGTIEYFMENDLETLMNKAELRSKDEIMDMLDYLYRLNWSAVELRIRPENHNNKKFPYNESIIHFRRLALEWLVQPEKSIEYVEAEMHT; encoded by the coding sequence ATGGGAATATTTGATTTTTTTAAAAAGAATAAGGAAGAAGAAATTCCTTTAAGGATAGCTAAAGATTTTCATTTTCATTCAGTTGTTGGAAAAAATGGGGATGGAACTGCACGAAAAATTGTTGAGTATTTTGGAGATAAAGTGGAAGAAGCGGTTGATACGCATAAAAATTTTGTGGATGAAGATGTTCTATCATATTTTGAAGGGGAAGATGCTGAAAAGGAGTTTCCAATACAAGAGTGGACACGAATTTTTAGAATAAAATTAAAAGATGGTACAGAAATCAATGGGGAAATTGATGATAGTGAAATGGCTGCAAAATATGGTGCTGGGCTTGCAGAACATTTTTCAGATGTGAATATAAAAGATGAAAATTTGAAGCAGATGTTATTGACTCAAATTGCATTTTTCAATTGCAGAACAAAATTAACGGCAACTTTTGATTTTTACAAAAGTGGGAAAAAGAAAAACGAAAAGATAAAACTGTTGGATTTTATTTTGGGAGCAGGAAAAAGTTTTGATGGTTATTCGTTATTTAGTACAGAAACTTTATATTCGCCTGATAAAAAAGTATTTGTTTCAAAAAAGATAGGAACAGAATTTAAAGAGTTTACGCCGTTTATTCCTAAAGAATTGATTGATAATTTTGAAATGACAGATGAAGATAATGCTAGAATGGCGAGAAGTATTGAAAAAATAAAGGCTGATGGATTGCCATATCTTGAGAATATGCATACAAGTATTTCGGAGGCGAGGGCTGTTATTCCTGATAAAGAATTGATTATAAAAAGAGCAGCTGCAATACAGATGACAGGAATTGCATCAGAACTTTATAATGAAATGCAGGAAAATGCCAAAGAAAAAATCAAAGAGTTTTTTGAAATATTTGAAAAGCAATACGAGATTAAAGAAGTTTTGACTAATGAAGAAAAAAATTATCTTGAAAAATACACAGATGATGTAAGAATAAATTCGGAATATAATTGGCGTTATGAATGCCCACCAGTACTGCTATGGGCTTTATCATTACAGGAATTAACAGATTTGAGTACAATTTGCAATGTTAAAGGAACAATAGAATATTTTATGGAAAATGATTTAGAAACATTGATGAATAAAGCAGAATTACGTTCAAAAGATGAAATAATGGATATGCTTGATTATTTGTACAGGCTTAACTGGAGTGCAGTGGAACTGAGAATACGTCCTGAAAATCATAATAACAAGAAATTCCCTTATAATGAAAGTATTATTCATTTCAGAAGATTGGCACTGGAATGGCTTGTACAGCCTGAAAAAAGTATTGAATATGTTGAAGCGGAGATGCATACTTAG
- a CDS encoding lysozyme inhibitor LprI family protein, with protein sequence MNKKIVIGIFAMLFFGGGFLLYNSYQEGRKLDVQAKKLDNRAKEHEILQNQSEEKAKATTVTSATAEAKNTNKQVASSVNSSNSVKNKTTYEKDLKSRMTSANEGNVSSEIDALRNNENANEAWTKELDKIYSLLMSELSGSQKTKLQNSQKAWIKSVEKEVNTAMDEYCPADSNGERVGCGTLGGLEEMRIRVRRTRSRTLELARMYDEMHNK encoded by the coding sequence ATGAATAAAAAGATAGTAATTGGGATATTTGCAATGTTATTTTTCGGAGGAGGGTTTTTACTTTATAATTCTTATCAGGAAGGCAGAAAGTTGGATGTACAGGCAAAAAAATTAGATAATAGGGCTAAGGAGCATGAAATTTTACAAAACCAATCTGAAGAAAAAGCCAAAGCAACTACTGTCACATCGGCTACAGCTGAAGCCAAAAATACAAATAAGCAAGTAGCAAGTTCAGTAAACAGCAGTAATTCTGTAAAAAATAAAACTACTTATGAAAAGGATTTGAAAAGCAGAATGACTTCTGCAAATGAAGGTAATGTTAGTTCTGAAATTGATGCTTTAAGAAATAATGAAAATGCTAATGAGGCATGGACTAAAGAGCTTGATAAAATATATTCACTTTTAATGTCAGAACTTTCAGGAAGTCAGAAAACAAAACTTCAAAATAGCCAGAAAGCATGGATAAAAAGTGTAGAAAAAGAAGTAAATACAGCAATGGATGAGTATTGTCCTGCGGATTCAAATGGAGAAAGGGTAGGATGTGGAACATTAGGAGGACTGGAAGAGATGAGGATAAGAGTGAGAAGAACAAGATCTAGAACGTTGGAATTGGCAAGAATGTATGATGAAATGCACAATAAATAG
- a CDS encoding metallophosphoesterase, translating into MINKKNILSILGILTIFFLICLIYAHYEYTQLKVRTIEIASKDIPKEFDGKRIVFAADFQLDTYARFNQKQLDRIIKLINEQEKDIIILGGDYTNWTGKIPRFYKGMEKLEKPKYGIYAVFGNHDYNSVEKNMAGLKSLGYKVLVNENDKITVNNQSIYISAVDDLLKGKPDAQKALQGIKKDDFNIFVTHNPDYFEEMTDEQKERADMTLAGHTHGGQITLFGLILWAEIKHPWKYGYGLKEYDGHKIYTTSGVGGGAFEMFIRFFAQPEIVVLKLKKIN; encoded by the coding sequence ATGATAAATAAAAAGAACATATTATCAATTTTAGGAATTTTAACAATATTTTTTTTAATTTGTCTAATTTACGCACATTATGAGTATACACAGCTCAAGGTTAGAACAATAGAAATTGCCTCAAAGGATATTCCAAAGGAATTTGATGGAAAGAGAATTGTGTTTGCGGCGGATTTTCAGCTGGATACTTATGCAAGATTTAATCAGAAGCAGCTTGACAGGATTATTAAACTGATAAATGAACAGGAGAAGGACATTATAATTCTTGGTGGTGATTATACTAACTGGACTGGTAAAATTCCACGATTTTACAAAGGAATGGAAAAGTTGGAAAAGCCTAAATATGGAATTTATGCAGTTTTTGGAAATCATGATTATAATTCTGTGGAAAAAAATATGGCTGGACTGAAAAGTCTTGGATACAAAGTGTTGGTAAATGAAAATGATAAAATAACAGTAAATAACCAGAGTATCTACATTTCAGCAGTTGACGATTTACTAAAAGGGAAACCTGATGCACAGAAAGCTCTTCAAGGAATAAAAAAAGATGATTTTAATATTTTTGTTACGCACAATCCTGATTATTTTGAAGAAATGACAGATGAACAGAAAGAAAGAGCTGATATGACTTTGGCAGGGCATACTCATGGCGGGCAGATAACACTGTTTGGATTGATTTTATGGGCTGAGATTAAACATCCTTGGAAATATGGGTACGGTTTGAAGGAATATGACGGACATAAGATTTATACGACTTCAGGTGTTGGTGGCGGAGCATTTGAGATGTTCATAAGATTCTTTGCACAGCCTGAGATTGTGGTGCTAAAATTGAAAAAAATAAATTAA
- a CDS encoding toxin-antitoxin system YwqK family antitoxin, whose translation MKFKFLNCIFLICFIFGGVLYSDEKRQVEEKEVEIIDGKAYVKGENKPFSGNIIVRYDSGEISSVYALKEGLRQGITNYYYKNGKLKAELIYVNDKLNGNVKEFYENGNIQSETEYKDDVLYGKRIERYENGNLKMTSEWNRFLDGEKIEYHKNGKVKKKESFKKIKDEIQEKIL comes from the coding sequence ATGAAGTTTAAATTTTTAAATTGTATATTTCTGATATGTTTTATATTTGGCGGTGTACTGTATTCGGATGAAAAAAGACAAGTTGAAGAAAAAGAAGTTGAAATTATTGATGGAAAGGCTTATGTAAAAGGAGAAAATAAGCCGTTTTCAGGGAATATAATAGTCCGATATGACAGTGGAGAAATTTCAAGTGTATATGCTCTTAAGGAAGGGTTGAGGCAGGGAATAACAAATTATTATTATAAAAATGGAAAATTAAAAGCCGAACTTATTTATGTTAATGATAAACTAAACGGAAATGTGAAAGAGTTTTATGAAAACGGAAATATCCAATCAGAAACAGAATACAAAGATGATGTTTTATACGGAAAAAGAATAGAGCGGTATGAAAATGGGAACTTGAAAATGACATCTGAATGGAATCGATTTTTGGATGGAGAAAAAATAGAATATCATAAAAATGGTAAAGTTAAGAAAAAAGAAAGTTTTAAAAAAATAAAAGATGAAATACAGGAAAAAATTTTGTAA
- the leuC gene encoding 3-isopropylmalate dehydratase large subunit, with amino-acid sequence MSEMKKPKTLFDKVWEKHVITGEPGEAQLLYIDLHLIHEVTSPQAFSGLRLAGRKVRRPDLTFGTMDHNTPTIMSQRLDIKDKISKAQLDALAANCKEFGIELVDMFNENNGIVHMVGPEQGLTQPGKTVVCGDSHTATHGAFGAIAFGIGTSEVEHVLATQTIWQKKPKTMGIEITGKLQKGVYAKDIILHIIKTYGIGLGNGYAFEFFGDTIRGLSMEERMTICNMAIEGGGKSGIIAPDETTFNYVKGRRFAPKGEEFEKKVAEWKELYTDSVEAFDKHIKIDVTNLEPQVTWGTNPEMGINVTGTFPEIKDHNDEKAYEYMGLKPGQTPFDIPLKHVFIGSCTNGRLSDLEIVAKIVKDKKVAPNITAVVVPGSQVVKKAAEESGIAQILKDAGFEWREAGCSTCLGMNPDLIPAGEHCASTSNRNFEGRQGKGARTHLVSPAMAAAAAIYGKFVDVRELDEICE; translated from the coding sequence ATGTCAGAAATGAAAAAACCAAAAACTTTGTTTGATAAAGTTTGGGAGAAACACGTAATTACAGGAGAGCCTGGAGAAGCACAATTGCTTTATATAGATTTACACTTAATTCATGAGGTTACTTCGCCACAGGCGTTTTCAGGATTGAGGCTTGCTGGAAGAAAGGTTAGACGTCCTGACTTGACTTTTGGAACGATGGATCATAACACGCCTACGATAATGTCGCAAAGACTAGATATAAAAGATAAGATTTCTAAGGCGCAGCTTGATGCACTTGCTGCAAACTGTAAGGAATTTGGGATTGAACTTGTTGATATGTTTAATGAAAATAATGGAATTGTGCATATGGTAGGGCCTGAACAAGGACTTACGCAACCTGGAAAAACTGTAGTTTGTGGAGATAGCCATACTGCGACGCATGGAGCATTTGGAGCGATTGCATTTGGAATTGGGACAAGTGAAGTTGAGCATGTTCTGGCAACACAGACAATTTGGCAAAAAAAACCTAAGACAATGGGAATTGAAATTACTGGAAAATTACAAAAAGGTGTATATGCAAAAGATATTATTTTACATATAATTAAGACTTATGGAATTGGACTTGGAAATGGATATGCCTTTGAATTTTTTGGAGATACGATAAGAGGGCTTTCGATGGAAGAAAGAATGACAATATGCAATATGGCGATTGAAGGTGGTGGAAAATCAGGAATTATTGCACCTGATGAAACTACATTTAATTATGTGAAAGGAAGAAGGTTTGCACCAAAAGGTGAGGAATTTGAGAAAAAAGTGGCTGAATGGAAGGAATTATATACAGATTCTGTAGAAGCCTTTGATAAGCATATAAAAATAGATGTTACAAATCTTGAGCCACAAGTTACTTGGGGAACAAATCCTGAAATGGGCATCAATGTTACAGGAACTTTCCCTGAAATTAAAGATCACAATGATGAAAAGGCCTACGAGTATATGGGCTTAAAACCGGGGCAGACTCCATTTGATATTCCTTTAAAGCATGTGTTTATAGGTTCCTGTACAAACGGAAGACTGAGCGATTTGGAAATTGTCGCAAAAATTGTAAAAGATAAAAAAGTTGCACCAAATATTACAGCAGTCGTGGTTCCTGGCTCACAAGTTGTAAAAAAGGCAGCTGAAGAAAGCGGAATAGCACAAATTTTGAAAGATGCAGGCTTTGAATGGAGAGAAGCTGGATGTTCCACTTGTCTTGGAATGAACCCTGACTTGATACCAGCTGGAGAGCATTGTGCCTCAACTTCCAACAGAAACTTTGAAGGACGGCAAGGAAAAGGAGCAAGAACTCATTTAGTGAGTCCTGCAATGGCTGCTGCGGCTGCAATTTATGGGAAATTTGTGGATGTAAGGGAATTGGATGAGATTTGCGAATAA
- a CDS encoding DNA methyltransferase, whose protein sequence is MENFTISLFEKIENKKNKIEFLKKNINSEIQKEIQLLINKKNKMNGLDLLKQIKDETLKVIFFDPQYRGILDKMSYGNEGVKRGKERSELPQMTEEIIKKFVKNIERVLLPNGYLFLWVDKFHLVEGIKKWFDEVSALHTVDMITWDKKKIGMGYRSRRRSEYLVIIQKEPKKAKSTWVLHDIPDVWEEKIVKNHTHSKPIELQKKLILATTFEGDLVCDPASGGYSVFEACKEINRNFIGCDIVYGKEEEN, encoded by the coding sequence ATGGAAAATTTTACAATTAGTTTATTTGAGAAAATAGAAAATAAAAAAAATAAAATAGAGTTTTTGAAAAAAAATATAAATTCAGAAATACAAAAAGAAATACAATTATTAATTAACAAAAAAAATAAAATGAATGGATTAGATTTGTTAAAGCAAATAAAAGATGAAACCTTAAAAGTGATATTTTTTGACCCGCAGTATCGTGGAATTTTAGATAAAATGTCTTATGGAAATGAAGGAGTTAAAAGAGGAAAGGAACGTTCTGAATTACCACAAATGACAGAAGAAATTATAAAAAAGTTTGTAAAAAATATAGAAAGAGTGCTGCTTCCAAACGGTTATTTATTTTTATGGGTAGATAAATTTCATTTAGTTGAGGGAATAAAAAAATGGTTTGATGAGGTTTCGGCTTTACATACTGTTGATATGATAACTTGGGACAAGAAAAAGATAGGAATGGGGTATCGCTCCAGAAGAAGAAGTGAATATCTTGTTATTATACAAAAAGAACCTAAAAAAGCAAAATCTACTTGGGTATTGCACGATATTCCAGATGTTTGGGAAGAAAAAATAGTGAAAAATCATACTCATTCAAAACCAATAGAACTTCAAAAAAAGTTAATACTAGCAACTACTTTTGAAGGTGATTTAGTGTGTGATCCAGCTTCTGGTGGTTATTCTGTGTTTGAAGCTTGTAAAGAAATAAATAGAAATTTTATTGGTTGTGATATTGTGTATGGAAAGGAAGAGGAAAATTAA
- the leuD gene encoding 3-isopropylmalate dehydratase small subunit yields MKPFTKYEGTIVPIMNDNIDTDQLIPKQYLKSIEKTGFGQYVFDEWRYNEDRTDNMDFNLNKPEYKTGTILITGDNFGCGSSREHAAWALQDYGFHVIVAGGYSGIFYMNWLNNGHLPITLPEADRLELAKLPGDAKVVVDLENNKLTANGKDYFFELEESWKQRLLKGLDSIGLTLEHEDEIRKYEENHR; encoded by the coding sequence ATGAAACCATTTACAAAATATGAAGGAACAATCGTTCCAATAATGAATGACAATATTGATACGGATCAATTAATTCCAAAACAATATTTAAAAAGTATCGAAAAAACAGGATTTGGACAATATGTGTTTGATGAATGGAGATACAATGAAGACAGAACAGATAATATGGATTTTAATTTAAATAAGCCTGAATATAAGACAGGAACAATTTTGATTACAGGAGATAATTTTGGTTGCGGTTCTAGTAGGGAACATGCGGCTTGGGCATTGCAGGATTATGGATTTCATGTAATTGTTGCAGGAGGGTATTCAGGAATATTCTACATGAACTGGCTAAATAACGGACATTTGCCAATAACTTTGCCAGAAGCTGATAGACTGGAACTGGCTAAACTTCCTGGGGATGCTAAAGTGGTAGTTGATTTGGAAAATAACAAGCTGACAGCAAATGGGAAAGATTATTTCTTTGAGCTGGAGGAAAGCTGGAAACAGAGATTACTGAAAGGGCTTGATTCGATTGGGCTGACTTTGGAGCATGAAGATGAGATTAGGAAGTATGAGGAGAATCATAGATAA
- a CDS encoding DUF2262 domain-containing protein — MKNWKLTDTDFYDDNYEEYEYVRKVMWKNHEIEIILLCNNENKVSEEEIEEIVDKIMENKDYWDKKCKNLFADKFVDWFNEEKWIKPEYSEIYYENKDISDVEKKLIEIIGKEDTEKIMKNNFLTKEAFKKLLDNEDMEITIDLTDDDENSFSITMYERLFFVDKMFYAECNFNGEIDEFYMD, encoded by the coding sequence ATGAAAAATTGGAAACTTACAGATACAGATTTTTATGATGATAATTATGAAGAATATGAGTATGTTCGGAAAGTAATGTGGAAAAATCATGAAATAGAGATTATTTTACTTTGTAATAATGAAAATAAAGTTAGTGAAGAAGAAATAGAAGAAATAGTTGACAAAATTATGGAAAATAAGGATTATTGGGATAAAAAATGTAAAAATTTATTTGCTGATAAATTTGTTGACTGGTTTAATGAAGAAAAATGGATAAAACCAGAATATTCTGAAATTTATTATGAAAATAAAGATATTTCTGATGTTGAAAAAAAATTAATTGAAATAATTGGAAAAGAAGATACAGAAAAAATTATGAAAAATAATTTTCTTACAAAAGAAGCGTTTAAAAAGTTACTTGATAATGAAGATATGGAAATAACAATTGATTTAACTGACGATGATGAAAATAGTTTTTCTATTACTATGTACGAAAGATTGTTTTTTGTTGATAAAATGTTTTATGCTGAGTGTAATTTTAATGGTGAAATAGACGAGTTTTATATGGATTAA
- a CDS encoding DUF2262 domain-containing protein: MEIQDFGENTSSSYFKEWYGKIIWKGKEIRVRLTISKECDNIEIEKEKMFKIFEELYLNQDEWNEKVKDTMVKYFYDVLNDDFFDDGAFPEYPTCYDMLFEVLKDDFTKEEAEKAYKNNIFPLDKFKKYIFVESIEITSEGNFYFEVADDYTVVGDNWIWLKGNIDKGFFAASFDDLFEFVTDLELNDEFSSILREKFKIGYADASSFFVSRREGLTKLYYKKNHKLAAIGNYKAGKKEGIWEFYDEDGKLTKKVNYVNDIAEEEVVY; the protein is encoded by the coding sequence ATGGAAATTCAGGATTTTGGTGAAAATACATCTAGTAGTTATTTTAAAGAATGGTATGGGAAAATCATTTGGAAAGGTAAAGAAATACGGGTAAGACTAACAATTTCTAAAGAATGTGATAATATTGAAATTGAAAAAGAAAAAATGTTTAAAATTTTCGAAGAATTGTATCTTAATCAGGATGAATGGAACGAGAAAGTGAAAGATACGATGGTTAAGTATTTTTATGATGTGTTGAATGATGATTTTTTTGATGATGGAGCATTTCCAGAATATCCAACTTGTTACGATATGCTGTTTGAGGTTTTAAAAGATGATTTTACAAAAGAAGAAGCTGAAAAGGCATATAAAAATAATATATTTCCACTAGACAAGTTTAAAAAATATATTTTTGTTGAAAGTATTGAAATAACAAGTGAAGGAAATTTTTATTTTGAAGTAGCTGATGATTATACAGTTGTGGGGGATAACTGGATTTGGTTAAAAGGGAATATTGATAAGGGATTTTTTGCTGCAAGTTTTGATGATCTTTTTGAATTTGTCACTGACTTAGAATTAAATGACGAGTTTTCTTCAATTCTTCGGGAAAAATTTAAAATAGGTTATGCAGATGCTAGTAGTTTTTTTGTATCAAGAAGAGAAGGCTTGACAAAACTTTATTATAAGAAGAATCACAAATTAGCGGCAATTGGAAATTATAAAGCTGGGAAAAAAGAGGGAATTTGGGAATTCTATGATGAGGATGGGAAATTGACTAAAAAGGTTAATTATGTTAATGATATTGCTGAGGAAGAAGTTGTTTATTGA